The following proteins come from a genomic window of Paramisgurnus dabryanus chromosome 19, PD_genome_1.1, whole genome shotgun sequence:
- the ubap2l gene encoding ubiquitin-associated protein 2-like isoform X6 yields MMTSVGGGRTRGNWEQTQGQTQSQSQHKQRPQATAEQIRLAQMISDHNDADFEEKVKQLVDITGKDQDESMIALHDCNGDVNRAINVLLEGSPDTDSWEMVGKKKVSGQKESAQTDGGDEGKENRERGGERDVARRRGGAPRRGRGASRGREFRGQENGLDGTKTGGIAGRGTERGRRGRGRGRGGAGRRGGRFSAQGMGQIDKGPRYDLSGDESTFNPADYTEPAQTDESYTSGSTWSNTGNLEPEDGNRLEFTGGEGTSYPQQFDSTPGAWRTATEEWGTEDWNEDLSETKIFTASSVASMPIPQENVTITAGQRIDLAVLLGKTPPSSSEAEPAPLEGQQPSSLPQSLVFSSSKQTASLSQSSSSAPYGQHSMVSMLGKGFGDVGDPKVTTGGSTTGSQFLEQFKTAQALAQLAAQHSQSGPPNAGPSTWDTSPALSQYEMKPQVDPAHSPFTKRQPYQPSSTASSMIDAFLQDKATPPSTTSSLTPQSTSSSSLPQSIPKQSALASGQQNASGAMDPQASSPLPLHQHKLKQQKKRASLTTKIPALAVEMPGSADISGLNLQFGALQFGSEPVLSEYDASAAVATTTPGNQGQNSLYTSVSNEQSSALTNPSQMELYEQRASQTRRYPPSVSSSPQKDLQAKNGFSSIQPSQSLEATAGSAVPLKPTSDSIVPSSVSNMSSLADPSSGAPSLLTTSNQSPLSVLGHEDSSPSSLAAQHNNSLQTQQNSLTPSSVRTSNASLLHQSVDGESSLHSSSYPTPSSVPPASSSTSAPMSHGSPVAPSSSVSLVSAQSALGPVSSLTMGLNSAAGMASMVPPTAIASSSSVATVPLSSAASSRSTAASGKAPPNLPPGVPPLLPNPYIMAPGLLHPYPVSLLPQMYGYDDLQMLQTRIPLDYYSIPFAAPTTQLTGREGSLTSNPYSAGDLSKFGRADASSPAPATTLAQPQQNQTQTHHTTQQPFLSPALPPGYSYTSLPYYTGVPGLPNTFQYGPAMFPVAPTSSKQHGVNVGINASATQFQQASGYGSHGYSTGVSVTSSNTGVPDISGSVYTKTQQSFEKQGFHTGTPSASFSLPSALGSGGPINPPAAAGYAPAPYMHILAPHQQPHSQMLHHHLQQDGQTGSGQRSQTASIQQKSQINKSAYNSYSWGGN; encoded by the exons ATGATGACTTCAGTTGGCGGAGGCCGGACCCGGGGCAACTGGGAGCAGACGCAGGGTCAGACACAGAGCCAGTCACAGCACAAGCAAAGGCCACAG GCCACTGCTGAGCAAATCCGGCTTGCGCAAATGATCTCGGACCACAACGATGCAGACTTTGAGGAAAAGGTCAAACAG CTGGTTGACATCACAGGAAAAGATCAGGATGAGTCCATGATAGCGCTGCACGACTGCAACGGAGACGTCAACAGAGCCATCAACGTCCTGTTGGAGGGCAGCCCTGACACT GACTCATGGGAAATGGTTGGAAAGAAGAAAGTGTCAGGTCAAAAGGAAAGTGCACAGACAGATGGAGGAGATGAAGGGAAGGAGAATCGAGAGCGGGGAGGAGAAAGAGATGTGGCGCGCCGCAGAGGAGGAGCCCCGCGGAGGGGCCGTGGAGCCAGCCGTGGACGAGAGT TTCGTGGGCAAGAGAACGGGTTGGATGGAACCAAGACAGGAGGCATTGCGGGCAGAGGAACAGAACGAGGCCGTCGGGGAAGAGGCAGAGGAAGAG GTGGAGCTGGTAGGCGAGGTGGAAGGTTTTCAGCTCAGGGTATGGG CCAGATTGATAAAGGCCCCAGATATGATTTGTCAGGAGATGAGAG TACGTTTAATCCAGCGGACTACACAGAGCCAGCCCAAACAGATGAGAGCTACACAAGTGGTAGCACTTGGAGTAACACTGGCAACCTGGAACCTGAGGATGGAAACC GGCTTGAGTTTACAGGAGGAGAGGGAACAAGCTATCCTCAACAGTTTGACTCCACCCCTG GTGCGTGGAGAACTGCCACAGAAGAGTGGGGTACGGAGGACTGGAATGAAGAT TTATCAGAGACCAAGATATTCACTGCCTCCAGTGTGGCGTCCATGCCCATTCCACAAGAGAATGTCACCATTACAGCTGGACAGAG GATTGATTTGGCGGTGTTGCTTGGGAAGACGCCTCCATCTTCCTCTGAGGCAGAACCTGCTCCTCTTGAAGGGCAACAGCCTTCATCTCTGCCTCAGTCTCTGGTGTTCAGCAGCTCGAAGCAGACAGCCTCACTGTCCCAATCCTCCAGCAGTGCTCCCTACGGCCAGCACAGCATG GTGAGCATGCTCGGTAAGGGATTTGGTGATGTAGGAGACCCTAAAGTAACCACTGGAGGCTCCACAACTGGTTCTCAATTTCTGGAGCAGTTTAAGACGGCCCAGGCTTTGGCCCAGCTGGCAGCCCAGCACTCACAAAGTGGACCACCCAACGCCGGTCCTTCTACCTGGGATACTAGTCCTGCACTGAGCCAATACG AGATGAAGCCCCAAGTAGATCCCGCACATAGTCCGTTCACCAAACGGCAACCCTACCAGCCCTCTTCCACTGCCTCTTCCATGATTGATGCTTTCTTGCAGGACAAAGCCACGCCCCCTTCCACCACCTCCTCGCTGACTCCTCAGTCCACTTCCTCATCCTCACTGCCCCAATCTATCCCTAAACAATCTGCACTGGCTTCAGGTCAGCAGAACGCTTCCGGCGCTATGGACCCGCAAGCATCCAGCCCTCTTCCCCTGCATCAGCACAAACTAAAGCAACAGAAGAAGAGGGCTTCCCTCACAACCaag ATTCCAGCTCTTGCAGTTGAGATGCCAGGCTCTGCAGACATATCCGGGCTAAACCTGCAGTTTGGAGCGTTACAGTTCGGATCTGAACCGGTGCTTTCAGAGTACGATGCCTCTGCAGCTGTTGCCACGACGACACCGGGAAACCAAGGCCAGAATAGCCTTTACACAAGCGTTAGCAA TGAGCAGTCTTCAGCATTGACCAACCCCAGTCAGATGGAGCTGTACGAGCAGAGAGCCAGCCAGACACGGCGCTACCCCCCTTCTGTGTCGTCATCACCACAGAAAGACTTACAGGCCAAG AACGGGTTCAGTTCGATACAGCCGTCACAATCTCTGGAAG CTACAGCAGGCTCTGCAGTGCCTTTGAAGCCAACATCTGATTCCATCGTCCCATCTTCGGTTTCCAACATGTCTTCATTGGCTGATCCCTCATCAGGTGCTCCCTCCCTGCTGACCACATCCAATCAGTCGCCTCTTAGTGTTCTTGGCCATGAAGACTCCTCCCCAAGCTCATTGGCTGCACAACACAATAA CTCCCTCCAGACGCAGCAAAACAGTTTGACACCTTCCTCAGTTCGCACTTCAAACGCAAGTCTACTG CACCAAAGTGTAGATGGAGAATCCAGCTTGCACTCCTCATCCTACCCGACTCCTTCTTCAGTTCCACCTGCTTCTTCCTCTACTTCGGCCCCCATGTCCCACGGCAGCCCTGTGGCACCTTCGTCATCTGTCAGTTTGGTATCTGCGCAGTCGGCTCTGGGCCCGGTCAGCAGTCTGACCATGGGACTCAACAGCGCTGCTGGCATGGCCTCCATGGTTCCTCCCACAGCTATTGCATCCTCATCCTCTGTGGCCACTGTGCCACTTTCATCAGCCGCCTCGTCCCGCAGCACGGCTGCCTCAG GGAAAGCACCTCCAAACCTGCCTCCTGGTGTGCCACCTCTGCTGCCCAATCCTTACATCATGGCTCCTGGCCTGCTTCACCCCTACCCAGTGAGTCTTCTG cctcagatgtatgGCTACGATGATTTACAGATGCTACAGACCAGAATACCACTG GACTATTACAGCATTCCATTTGCCGCTCCTACCACACAGCTTACTGGCAGGGAAGGCAGTTTAACAAGCAATCCTTATTCTG CTGGTGACCTGTCAAAGTTTGGTCGGGCTGATGCCTCGTCTCCTGCCCCTGCCACAACGCTTGCCCAGCCGCAGCAGAATCAGACCCAAACACATCACACCACCCAGCAGCCCTTCCTCAGCCCAGCCCTTCCACCTGGATACAGCTATACCAGCCTTCCCTATTACACTGGGGTACCGGGTCTGCCCAACACCTTCCAGTACGGGCCTGCCATGTTTCCT GTGGCTCCTACCTCGTCCAAACAACATGGTGTGAATGTTGGCATCAATGCATCAGCCACACAATTTCAGCAGGCGAGTGGCTACGGGTCTCATGGATACAGCACTG GTGTTTCTGTGACATCCAGCAACACGGGAGTACCTGATATTTCAGGGTCTGTTTACACAAAGACGCAG CAGTCTTTCGAGAAGCAGGGTTTCCACACAGGAACCCCCAGTGCTTCCTTCAGTTTGCCCTCAGCACTTGGGAGCGGTGGCCCGATCAATCCTCCAGCAGCGGCGGGTTATGCTCCGGCCCCTTACATGCACATCCTGGCCCCGCATCAGCAGCCTCACTCCCAGATGCTCCATCACCATCTGCAACAGGATGGACAG ACTGGCTCTGGACAGCGTAGTCAGACTGCCTCCATCCAACAGAAGTCCCAGATAAATAAGTCTGCTTACAACAGCTACAGCTGGGGAGGCAATTAA
- the ubap2l gene encoding ubiquitin-associated protein 2-like isoform X7 — MMTSVGGGRTRGNWEQTQGQTQSQSQHKQRPQATAEQIRLAQMISDHNDADFEEKVKQLVDITGKDQDESMIALHDCNGDVNRAINVLLEGSPDTDSWEMVGKKKVSGQKESAQTDGGDEGKENRERGGERDVARRRGGAPRRGRGASRGREFRGQENGLDGTKTGGIAGRGTERGRRGRGRGRGGAGRRGGRFSAQGMGQIDKGPRYDLSGDESTFNPADYTEPAQTDESYTSGSTWSNTGNLEPEDGNRLEFTGGEGTSYPQQFDSTPGAWRTATEEWGTEDWNEDLSETKIFTASSVASMPIPQENVTITAGQRIDLAVLLGKTPPSSSEAEPAPLEGQQPSSLPQSLVFSSSKQTASLSQSSSSAPYGQHSMVSMLGKGFGDVGDPKVTTGGSTTGSQFLEQFKTAQALAQLAAQHSQSGPPNAGPSTWDTSPALSQYEMKPQVDPAHSPFTKRQPYQPSSTASSMIDAFLQDKATPPSTTSSLTPQSTSSSSLPQSIPKQSALASGQQNASGAMDPQASSPLPLHQHKLKQQKKRASLTTKIPALAVEMPGSADISGLNLQFGALQFGSEPVLSEYDASAAVATTTPGNQGQNSLYTSVSNEQSSALTNPSQMELYEQRASQTRRYPPSVSSSPQKDLQAKNGFSSIQPSQSLEATAGSAVPLKPTSDSIVPSSVSNMSSLADPSSGAPSLLTTSNQSPLSVLGHEDSSPSSLAAQHNNSLQTQQNSLTPSSVRTSNASLLHQSVDGESSLHSSSYPTPSSVPPASSSTSAPMSHGSPVAPSSSVSLVSAQSALGPVSSLTMGLNSAAGMASMVPPTAIASSSSVATVPLSSAASSRSTAASGKAPPNLPPGVPPLLPNPYIMAPGLLHPYPVSLLPQMYGYDDLQMLQTRIPLDYYSIPFAAPTTQLTGREGSLTSNPYSAGDLSKFGRADASSPAPATTLAQPQQNQTQTHHTTQQPFLSPALPPGYSYTSLPYYTGVPGLPNTFQYGPAMFPVAPTSSKQHGVNVGINASATQFQQASGYGSHGYSTGVSVTSSNTGVPDISGSVYTKTQSFEKQGFHTGTPSASFSLPSALGSGGPINPPAAAGYAPAPYMHILAPHQQPHSQMLHHHLQQDGQTGSGQRSQTASIQQKSQINKSAYNSYSWGGN, encoded by the exons ATGATGACTTCAGTTGGCGGAGGCCGGACCCGGGGCAACTGGGAGCAGACGCAGGGTCAGACACAGAGCCAGTCACAGCACAAGCAAAGGCCACAG GCCACTGCTGAGCAAATCCGGCTTGCGCAAATGATCTCGGACCACAACGATGCAGACTTTGAGGAAAAGGTCAAACAG CTGGTTGACATCACAGGAAAAGATCAGGATGAGTCCATGATAGCGCTGCACGACTGCAACGGAGACGTCAACAGAGCCATCAACGTCCTGTTGGAGGGCAGCCCTGACACT GACTCATGGGAAATGGTTGGAAAGAAGAAAGTGTCAGGTCAAAAGGAAAGTGCACAGACAGATGGAGGAGATGAAGGGAAGGAGAATCGAGAGCGGGGAGGAGAAAGAGATGTGGCGCGCCGCAGAGGAGGAGCCCCGCGGAGGGGCCGTGGAGCCAGCCGTGGACGAGAGT TTCGTGGGCAAGAGAACGGGTTGGATGGAACCAAGACAGGAGGCATTGCGGGCAGAGGAACAGAACGAGGCCGTCGGGGAAGAGGCAGAGGAAGAG GTGGAGCTGGTAGGCGAGGTGGAAGGTTTTCAGCTCAGGGTATGGG CCAGATTGATAAAGGCCCCAGATATGATTTGTCAGGAGATGAGAG TACGTTTAATCCAGCGGACTACACAGAGCCAGCCCAAACAGATGAGAGCTACACAAGTGGTAGCACTTGGAGTAACACTGGCAACCTGGAACCTGAGGATGGAAACC GGCTTGAGTTTACAGGAGGAGAGGGAACAAGCTATCCTCAACAGTTTGACTCCACCCCTG GTGCGTGGAGAACTGCCACAGAAGAGTGGGGTACGGAGGACTGGAATGAAGAT TTATCAGAGACCAAGATATTCACTGCCTCCAGTGTGGCGTCCATGCCCATTCCACAAGAGAATGTCACCATTACAGCTGGACAGAG GATTGATTTGGCGGTGTTGCTTGGGAAGACGCCTCCATCTTCCTCTGAGGCAGAACCTGCTCCTCTTGAAGGGCAACAGCCTTCATCTCTGCCTCAGTCTCTGGTGTTCAGCAGCTCGAAGCAGACAGCCTCACTGTCCCAATCCTCCAGCAGTGCTCCCTACGGCCAGCACAGCATG GTGAGCATGCTCGGTAAGGGATTTGGTGATGTAGGAGACCCTAAAGTAACCACTGGAGGCTCCACAACTGGTTCTCAATTTCTGGAGCAGTTTAAGACGGCCCAGGCTTTGGCCCAGCTGGCAGCCCAGCACTCACAAAGTGGACCACCCAACGCCGGTCCTTCTACCTGGGATACTAGTCCTGCACTGAGCCAATACG AGATGAAGCCCCAAGTAGATCCCGCACATAGTCCGTTCACCAAACGGCAACCCTACCAGCCCTCTTCCACTGCCTCTTCCATGATTGATGCTTTCTTGCAGGACAAAGCCACGCCCCCTTCCACCACCTCCTCGCTGACTCCTCAGTCCACTTCCTCATCCTCACTGCCCCAATCTATCCCTAAACAATCTGCACTGGCTTCAGGTCAGCAGAACGCTTCCGGCGCTATGGACCCGCAAGCATCCAGCCCTCTTCCCCTGCATCAGCACAAACTAAAGCAACAGAAGAAGAGGGCTTCCCTCACAACCaag ATTCCAGCTCTTGCAGTTGAGATGCCAGGCTCTGCAGACATATCCGGGCTAAACCTGCAGTTTGGAGCGTTACAGTTCGGATCTGAACCGGTGCTTTCAGAGTACGATGCCTCTGCAGCTGTTGCCACGACGACACCGGGAAACCAAGGCCAGAATAGCCTTTACACAAGCGTTAGCAA TGAGCAGTCTTCAGCATTGACCAACCCCAGTCAGATGGAGCTGTACGAGCAGAGAGCCAGCCAGACACGGCGCTACCCCCCTTCTGTGTCGTCATCACCACAGAAAGACTTACAGGCCAAG AACGGGTTCAGTTCGATACAGCCGTCACAATCTCTGGAAG CTACAGCAGGCTCTGCAGTGCCTTTGAAGCCAACATCTGATTCCATCGTCCCATCTTCGGTTTCCAACATGTCTTCATTGGCTGATCCCTCATCAGGTGCTCCCTCCCTGCTGACCACATCCAATCAGTCGCCTCTTAGTGTTCTTGGCCATGAAGACTCCTCCCCAAGCTCATTGGCTGCACAACACAATAA CTCCCTCCAGACGCAGCAAAACAGTTTGACACCTTCCTCAGTTCGCACTTCAAACGCAAGTCTACTG CACCAAAGTGTAGATGGAGAATCCAGCTTGCACTCCTCATCCTACCCGACTCCTTCTTCAGTTCCACCTGCTTCTTCCTCTACTTCGGCCCCCATGTCCCACGGCAGCCCTGTGGCACCTTCGTCATCTGTCAGTTTGGTATCTGCGCAGTCGGCTCTGGGCCCGGTCAGCAGTCTGACCATGGGACTCAACAGCGCTGCTGGCATGGCCTCCATGGTTCCTCCCACAGCTATTGCATCCTCATCCTCTGTGGCCACTGTGCCACTTTCATCAGCCGCCTCGTCCCGCAGCACGGCTGCCTCAG GGAAAGCACCTCCAAACCTGCCTCCTGGTGTGCCACCTCTGCTGCCCAATCCTTACATCATGGCTCCTGGCCTGCTTCACCCCTACCCAGTGAGTCTTCTG cctcagatgtatgGCTACGATGATTTACAGATGCTACAGACCAGAATACCACTG GACTATTACAGCATTCCATTTGCCGCTCCTACCACACAGCTTACTGGCAGGGAAGGCAGTTTAACAAGCAATCCTTATTCTG CTGGTGACCTGTCAAAGTTTGGTCGGGCTGATGCCTCGTCTCCTGCCCCTGCCACAACGCTTGCCCAGCCGCAGCAGAATCAGACCCAAACACATCACACCACCCAGCAGCCCTTCCTCAGCCCAGCCCTTCCACCTGGATACAGCTATACCAGCCTTCCCTATTACACTGGGGTACCGGGTCTGCCCAACACCTTCCAGTACGGGCCTGCCATGTTTCCT GTGGCTCCTACCTCGTCCAAACAACATGGTGTGAATGTTGGCATCAATGCATCAGCCACACAATTTCAGCAGGCGAGTGGCTACGGGTCTCATGGATACAGCACTG GTGTTTCTGTGACATCCAGCAACACGGGAGTACCTGATATTTCAGGGTCTGTTTACACAAAGACGCAG TCTTTCGAGAAGCAGGGTTTCCACACAGGAACCCCCAGTGCTTCCTTCAGTTTGCCCTCAGCACTTGGGAGCGGTGGCCCGATCAATCCTCCAGCAGCGGCGGGTTATGCTCCGGCCCCTTACATGCACATCCTGGCCCCGCATCAGCAGCCTCACTCCCAGATGCTCCATCACCATCTGCAACAGGATGGACAG ACTGGCTCTGGACAGCGTAGTCAGACTGCCTCCATCCAACAGAAGTCCCAGATAAATAAGTCTGCTTACAACAGCTACAGCTGGGGAGGCAATTAA
- the ubap2l gene encoding ubiquitin-associated protein 2-like isoform X3 translates to MMTSVGGGRTRGNWEQTQGQTQSQSQHKQRPQATAEQIRLAQMISDHNDADFEEKVKQLVDITGKDQDESMIALHDCNGDVNRAINVLLEGSPDTDSWEMVGKKKVSGQKESAQTDGGDEGKENRERGGERDVARRRGGAPRRGRGASRGREFRGQENGLDGTKTGGIAGRGTERGRRGRGRGRGGAGRRGGRFSAQGMGQIDKGPRYDLSGDESTFNPADYTEPAQTDESYTSGSTWSNTGNLEPEDGNRLEFTGGEGTSYPQQFDSTPGAWRTATEEWGTEDWNEDLSETKIFTASSVASMPIPQENVTITAGQRIDLAVLLGKTPPSSSEAEPAPLEGQQPSSLPQSLVFSSSKQTASLSQSSSSAPYGQHSMVSMLGKGFGDVGDPKVTTGGSTTGSQFLEQFKTAQALAQLAAQHSQSGPPNAGPSTWDTSPALSQYEMKPQVDPAHSPFTKRQPYQPSSTASSMIDAFLQDKATPPSTTSSLTPQSTSSSSLPQSIPKQSALASGQQNASGAMDPQASSPLPLHQHKLKQQKKRASLTTKIPALAVEMPGSADISGLNLQFGALQFGSEPVLSEYDASAAVATTTPGNQGQNSLYTSVSNEQSSALTNPSQMELYEQRASQTRRYPPSVSSSPQKDLQAKNGFSSIQPSQSLEATAGSAVPLKPTSDSIVPSSVSNMSSLADPSSGAPSLLTTSNQSPLSVLGHEDSSPSSLAAQHNNSLQTQQNSLTPSSVRTSNASLLHQSVDGESSLHSSSYPTPSSVPPASSSTSAPMSHGSPVAPSSSVSLVSAQSALGPVSSLTMGLNSAAGMASMVPPTAIASSSSVATVPLSSAASSRSTAASGKAPPNLPPGVPPLLPNPYIMAPGLLHPYPPQMYGYDDLQMLQTRIPLDYYSIPFAAPTTQLTGREGSLTSNPYSAGDLSKFGRADASSPAPATTLAQPQQNQTQTHHTTQQPFLSPALPPGYSYTSLPYYTGVPGLPNTFQYGPAMFPVAPTSSKQHGVNVGINASATQFQQASGYGSHGYSTGYEDLGQASAGSGDFCKGGYGTAVAAVAAASAQNKPASSVTGPGVGVSVTSSNTGVPDISGSVYTKTQQSFEKQGFHTGTPSASFSLPSALGSGGPINPPAAAGYAPAPYMHILAPHQQPHSQMLHHHLQQDGQTGSGQRSQTASIQQKSQINKSAYNSYSWGGN, encoded by the exons ATGATGACTTCAGTTGGCGGAGGCCGGACCCGGGGCAACTGGGAGCAGACGCAGGGTCAGACACAGAGCCAGTCACAGCACAAGCAAAGGCCACAG GCCACTGCTGAGCAAATCCGGCTTGCGCAAATGATCTCGGACCACAACGATGCAGACTTTGAGGAAAAGGTCAAACAG CTGGTTGACATCACAGGAAAAGATCAGGATGAGTCCATGATAGCGCTGCACGACTGCAACGGAGACGTCAACAGAGCCATCAACGTCCTGTTGGAGGGCAGCCCTGACACT GACTCATGGGAAATGGTTGGAAAGAAGAAAGTGTCAGGTCAAAAGGAAAGTGCACAGACAGATGGAGGAGATGAAGGGAAGGAGAATCGAGAGCGGGGAGGAGAAAGAGATGTGGCGCGCCGCAGAGGAGGAGCCCCGCGGAGGGGCCGTGGAGCCAGCCGTGGACGAGAGT TTCGTGGGCAAGAGAACGGGTTGGATGGAACCAAGACAGGAGGCATTGCGGGCAGAGGAACAGAACGAGGCCGTCGGGGAAGAGGCAGAGGAAGAG GTGGAGCTGGTAGGCGAGGTGGAAGGTTTTCAGCTCAGGGTATGGG CCAGATTGATAAAGGCCCCAGATATGATTTGTCAGGAGATGAGAG TACGTTTAATCCAGCGGACTACACAGAGCCAGCCCAAACAGATGAGAGCTACACAAGTGGTAGCACTTGGAGTAACACTGGCAACCTGGAACCTGAGGATGGAAACC GGCTTGAGTTTACAGGAGGAGAGGGAACAAGCTATCCTCAACAGTTTGACTCCACCCCTG GTGCGTGGAGAACTGCCACAGAAGAGTGGGGTACGGAGGACTGGAATGAAGAT TTATCAGAGACCAAGATATTCACTGCCTCCAGTGTGGCGTCCATGCCCATTCCACAAGAGAATGTCACCATTACAGCTGGACAGAG GATTGATTTGGCGGTGTTGCTTGGGAAGACGCCTCCATCTTCCTCTGAGGCAGAACCTGCTCCTCTTGAAGGGCAACAGCCTTCATCTCTGCCTCAGTCTCTGGTGTTCAGCAGCTCGAAGCAGACAGCCTCACTGTCCCAATCCTCCAGCAGTGCTCCCTACGGCCAGCACAGCATG GTGAGCATGCTCGGTAAGGGATTTGGTGATGTAGGAGACCCTAAAGTAACCACTGGAGGCTCCACAACTGGTTCTCAATTTCTGGAGCAGTTTAAGACGGCCCAGGCTTTGGCCCAGCTGGCAGCCCAGCACTCACAAAGTGGACCACCCAACGCCGGTCCTTCTACCTGGGATACTAGTCCTGCACTGAGCCAATACG AGATGAAGCCCCAAGTAGATCCCGCACATAGTCCGTTCACCAAACGGCAACCCTACCAGCCCTCTTCCACTGCCTCTTCCATGATTGATGCTTTCTTGCAGGACAAAGCCACGCCCCCTTCCACCACCTCCTCGCTGACTCCTCAGTCCACTTCCTCATCCTCACTGCCCCAATCTATCCCTAAACAATCTGCACTGGCTTCAGGTCAGCAGAACGCTTCCGGCGCTATGGACCCGCAAGCATCCAGCCCTCTTCCCCTGCATCAGCACAAACTAAAGCAACAGAAGAAGAGGGCTTCCCTCACAACCaag ATTCCAGCTCTTGCAGTTGAGATGCCAGGCTCTGCAGACATATCCGGGCTAAACCTGCAGTTTGGAGCGTTACAGTTCGGATCTGAACCGGTGCTTTCAGAGTACGATGCCTCTGCAGCTGTTGCCACGACGACACCGGGAAACCAAGGCCAGAATAGCCTTTACACAAGCGTTAGCAA TGAGCAGTCTTCAGCATTGACCAACCCCAGTCAGATGGAGCTGTACGAGCAGAGAGCCAGCCAGACACGGCGCTACCCCCCTTCTGTGTCGTCATCACCACAGAAAGACTTACAGGCCAAG AACGGGTTCAGTTCGATACAGCCGTCACAATCTCTGGAAG CTACAGCAGGCTCTGCAGTGCCTTTGAAGCCAACATCTGATTCCATCGTCCCATCTTCGGTTTCCAACATGTCTTCATTGGCTGATCCCTCATCAGGTGCTCCCTCCCTGCTGACCACATCCAATCAGTCGCCTCTTAGTGTTCTTGGCCATGAAGACTCCTCCCCAAGCTCATTGGCTGCACAACACAATAA CTCCCTCCAGACGCAGCAAAACAGTTTGACACCTTCCTCAGTTCGCACTTCAAACGCAAGTCTACTG CACCAAAGTGTAGATGGAGAATCCAGCTTGCACTCCTCATCCTACCCGACTCCTTCTTCAGTTCCACCTGCTTCTTCCTCTACTTCGGCCCCCATGTCCCACGGCAGCCCTGTGGCACCTTCGTCATCTGTCAGTTTGGTATCTGCGCAGTCGGCTCTGGGCCCGGTCAGCAGTCTGACCATGGGACTCAACAGCGCTGCTGGCATGGCCTCCATGGTTCCTCCCACAGCTATTGCATCCTCATCCTCTGTGGCCACTGTGCCACTTTCATCAGCCGCCTCGTCCCGCAGCACGGCTGCCTCAG GGAAAGCACCTCCAAACCTGCCTCCTGGTGTGCCACCTCTGCTGCCCAATCCTTACATCATGGCTCCTGGCCTGCTTCACCCCTACCCA cctcagatgtatgGCTACGATGATTTACAGATGCTACAGACCAGAATACCACTG GACTATTACAGCATTCCATTTGCCGCTCCTACCACACAGCTTACTGGCAGGGAAGGCAGTTTAACAAGCAATCCTTATTCTG CTGGTGACCTGTCAAAGTTTGGTCGGGCTGATGCCTCGTCTCCTGCCCCTGCCACAACGCTTGCCCAGCCGCAGCAGAATCAGACCCAAACACATCACACCACCCAGCAGCCCTTCCTCAGCCCAGCCCTTCCACCTGGATACAGCTATACCAGCCTTCCCTATTACACTGGGGTACCGGGTCTGCCCAACACCTTCCAGTACGGGCCTGCCATGTTTCCT GTGGCTCCTACCTCGTCCAAACAACATGGTGTGAATGTTGGCATCAATGCATCAGCCACACAATTTCAGCAGGCGAGTGGCTACGGGTCTCATGGATACAGCACTG GCTATGAGGATTTGGGCCAGGCTTCGGCAGGGAGCGGGGATTTCTGTAAGGGCGGCTACGGCACAGCTGTTGCCGCCGTCGCCGCAGCTTCCGCACAAAACAAGCCCGCCAGCTCGGTCACCGGGCCCGGAGTGG GTGTTTCTGTGACATCCAGCAACACGGGAGTACCTGATATTTCAGGGTCTGTTTACACAAAGACGCAG CAGTCTTTCGAGAAGCAGGGTTTCCACACAGGAACCCCCAGTGCTTCCTTCAGTTTGCCCTCAGCACTTGGGAGCGGTGGCCCGATCAATCCTCCAGCAGCGGCGGGTTATGCTCCGGCCCCTTACATGCACATCCTGGCCCCGCATCAGCAGCCTCACTCCCAGATGCTCCATCACCATCTGCAACAGGATGGACAG ACTGGCTCTGGACAGCGTAGTCAGACTGCCTCCATCCAACAGAAGTCCCAGATAAATAAGTCTGCTTACAACAGCTACAGCTGGGGAGGCAATTAA